Sequence from the Arvicola amphibius chromosome 3, mArvAmp1.2, whole genome shotgun sequence genome:
TCCATTAGCAACTGGACAGCCTGTATGGGCACTCAACATTGATTATGGCTGCCCATGAACTCCACGCTTGAGTCTCCAGTTTGGGAGCTAGTCCTGAAGCAGGCTTCGAGAGATCAGTATCCTCATTACTTCATTGCTACCTGCAAGAGGAACAATGAAGGATTCAGTAGGAAGAGGGTAGTCATGGATTTAAACTATAATTGTTGCTTCTTTTGTAATTATCAAACAATGACAGTGTAAGAAACAGTATTTACActtgctgttgtttggtttgaGACTGGGTCTAATGTAGCGCAGGCTATCCTTGAACCAGAttatagttgaggatgaccttcaactcctgaccttcctgccctCACCAGTGTTAAAATTACAAGTGTACTACACCAgacccagtgatttttttttaattacatgtatttattgtatgtgcaagtgtgtgaatgtgtgtgggtgcGCCATGCCATGGTGTGTATGTGAAGGTGGGAGAACAATGTGCAGGACTGCTTTGCTCCCTTTTACcatgtgtgtgtcctggggatcaaattcaggccttCAGGATTGACAGTGGTGGTACCTTTACCAATccaatgagccatcttgatggctcagtgggataatactgacattttaaaacaccTCTCCTTATGACAAAAATGACTGTATTAAACAAGTAAAAAAATAgtataagtaatttttaaaatttaatcatacttgcaaaagaatagaaaaaagttCAAGGAAtttaacaacaaaatataaatatctccTAGATGTAGAAACAGgagtcattttttcttttactttttgtatattttataggCTCAACAATACACATCTTTTGTAACCAGAAAACTAAAGCATAAGATAAAACATTTACCTTGAAGGGGGGAATTAATAGCTCACTTTATTTTAAAGCCCTTGCAGAACCAATAATCACACAATCTCAAGAAAAGCCAAATCCAAACTTCCTCACAAAAGGgtgacattttctttcagaaaaacaaCTCCGGAAGTTTAATTTCAGTGTGAGGGCCTGAGGCAAATCAAGGTCAGAGCTCCAGTCCGGATAGAAGCAGTCCTGTAGGATCAGAACTCAGACAGGGACAGTGGGGCTCAGTCTGTTTCCACACCAGTGATCCCAGCCTTCACTTGGCCCAGTGGAGCAGAAACTCTGGGGTTAGAACCCAGCAGCCTACTTATAAGTCCTCTAGAAGAAGATTATGGTGCCCACTCAGCTACAACATGAACCCATTGAAGGCAGGGAAGCAAATCCTTATGGACTTCTTTGACCCCAATAAAGTACCCCTACACCGTTTCACCAAAAAGCACAAGAGAAGCTTCCATCCCACGTGTCCGCAATCccgtaacagctctggctgcctaCACTAGCCGGGACAGAGCGATGCTACTTCCGGGTGTATGCACTGATACTGAGTGGAAGGCACACTCTGTGCCTGATTAATAGCTCACACAGTTGCCCAACCAATGTCTGAAGATAAAAGCCACACGCTGGTAACTTTACTAAACAGCACACACTGACATGGATAACATTTAGATAATGTGGCTGCCAATGTGGTTTGGAAGTTCAGGATCCCTGAGGTCCAAGTCTTTTACAAACAGTACAAAATAATCACCAGTGCACTTTCCAAGACTGCTCACATACTAGCTTGGGTGGAACCTTCTTTGAAATCTACAAAAAGAAGTGGAGTGCAGCTTCACACATGAACATAAAGCAGAATCTCCTGGCTCCCAGCTTAGAGTGTTTTCTGATGTAGCAGCAGATCAATTCCAGAGGAGGGCTGAGGAAAGGAAAAtttgagaaaaagacagagggcCTGGCATGATCCCAGCTCAAGTACTGAGACAGGTTGGGGAAGCGTAGCAGGAGAATAACTCCGCAAAGTTTTACCTTCTAGGATTTGGTGGACCCTGGAGTCCCGCATATACTGTTGAACAGCATAATCCTTCAGGTAGCCGTAGCCCCCATGCATCTGCACAGCCTGGTTGCAGATCTGCTGGGAGACAGGGAATAGATGTCTTTGGTCCCAGGAAGACTGTGGAGTACTtggctcccctccccactccgaACCTCAGTCTGGCAGTCTGTTATACATGGAcgagagaaagaacagagcccAAGAGGAGCTCCAGATTCTAAATGGTCAGACACAAGGGCCATCCTCCTACTGAACCAGTCAAACAAGGCACAAAcatctgcctctcttcttcagGCTGTTCTGGAGGCAAAGCTGCCTACAACCCCCATGTCTGACTGATTATAGGAAGTTCAGGCGCCACCTAGTGACAATATAGTAATATAGTTTCAGCGTGGAAACAGCTCCGTGCTGAAGTAAACAAGGCAATTAGTGCTAACTGTGAAGTGTTTTGAACCTTGCAAAGATGTGCTTCACCAAGAACATACCCGAAAGCAGAGTCTTAGTGATGCATTAATGTCATGGAGAAGGCCACAAGGGCATCAGGGAGAGCGCTACTGCAGGTCATTCACAAATTCATTTGTGTCCTTAAGCCCCCAAGTGATTCCTTCAGTGCCTCAGGAGGCTAGGGTTCTATAGATGACTCATTCCTCTCAAAGTCCCTAAGCAGAGcagctcttcctgtctctgtcagAAAGGCCAGAAGACTTGTCACTTACAGTAAAGCATTCCTCTGTAGCAAAGAGCTTGGCCATGGAACACAGGACCACTGCGTCTTCCCGTTCCTCCTGCAAAGCCACTGCTGCCATGCGAATCATCACCCGAGAGGCAACCAGCTTGGTGGCCATGTCTGCTAACTGGAATTGCAGGTACTGCAGCCACAACAGAGGATGAACCAAAAAGGCCACATGGGTTTAGACAGGTCATCTGGGATCTAATCTAGAACTACTGATAAGACAGCTTGAGCTGGCAAGCTGGCTCAGCAAGTAGAGGTCCATACACATTCACAGATGTAACAATCTGAGTTCTACCCGAAGATAATACCATGGgcggcaggagagaaccaacacctGAAACTTATCCCCTGACCTCTACATCCACACTATGACAAGCATACAattgcatgcaggcacacatccatacacccacccaccccccacacacacataagcatagaTATCTCAAATTAGGTGCCTTTCCCAAGCACATCAAAGTCTCTTGCCACTTCTAGAGATGCCTGCGTTGTTTACTTTGGTATTACTGCCTCTTGAAAAAAGGCACAGGAAAATGTACAACATACATTTAAAGTATAAATACATTAATATACATTAAATTTAATATACATTAAAGTGTAAAGTTCTTCATGGGATATCAGTCCCACCCAATTCCGCCAAGAATGGGGGCCCAAGAGCTCAACAGAGTACGAATGCAGAACCTAGCTGTCGTACCTGGTTTCTGGCTAGCGGCGCTCCAAACTGCTTCCGGACCTTGAGGTACTCTTGCGTAAGGATAACTGAAGCATGAGCAGCCCCAAGAGAACAGGATGCTGGAGGAGAGGAGTAAGGACATCATCTGAGCCTGAGCAACAGTGCCCTCGGCCCTTGCCTGCCTTCCCCAACTCCTTTCTGGTCTCACCAACATTGATCCTTCCGCCGTTCAGTCCTTTCATGGCGATGAGAAAGCCCTGCCCCTCACTCCCAATTCTGTTGGCCACAGGGACAGCACAGTCTTCAAAGATCACTGCTCGGGTTGGTTGTGAGTTCCACCCCACCTGGCAAAAATCAGGGTCTGGGTGGCTGCCCAACGATTCCCCAAGCAGGGATGCCTTCCCTGTGGACAGAAGCCTGTAATGGATGCCAGCACCCTGGCACTAAAGCCCATAAGACCACCAAATAGAGAAAAAAAGTTcagatgtgggctggagagatggctcagtggttaagagcgctgcctgctcttccaaaggtcctgagttcaattcccagcaaccacatggtggctcacaaccatctgtaatggggtctggtgccctcttctggcctgcaggcacacgcacagaatattgtatacataataaataaatatttaaaaaaaaaaaaaaaaagttcagatgTGAAGGTTTATCAACACTTAGATAGATGCTTATTTCAGAGAAgcggtgttttgtttattttttaacatggTCTTTTTTTACTCTATATTCCAGGCTGACCTGTAGtatgttcttcctgcctcaggtccAAGGGCCTGGATTGttaggtgtgagtcaccatgcctgactaacACAGTGCAACGTATTACACAAATCTACTTTGTGTAATCTATCTACAAATACTTCTCACTTCCTGCAGGATCAGGACCAGATCCATCCTCAGTTTTACTGTCTCTATGAGTACAACTTCAAAGAGAGATTATTTGGAAAAGTTTACTTTTAGTATATGTGATCACACAAGGCAAGCAAGAAAAGTTTACTTTTAAAGGCTGTGAACAATAAGCACACTTCTCCTTTCAAAGGTCTAGTGTCCTTAAAAGGTGCTGTAAGGAGACAAGATAAATGACATGCAATGTATTGGAGAGCCCTGATCTAACGTTTAGCTGCAGTGAGACTCGGTAATGTACGGTCAACTCGCGTTAGTCAATTACACTCCTTTTTCTAACTTTGCATTCTATGAtcttactgtggtggtttgaaaacaGCCACTGAATTAGCAAATGCCACAAatacaagttttttgttttgtttctccaagAAAAATGTCTTACTAGAACATCACTGGATATGTCAGATGTAAACCCAGAAAAATTTCAGAACACTTGAAATACAGCCTCTGTCACAGATAGATCTACCTGGTCATAATTTCCACCAGCCACTTCCCaagtcatgacatggagacttattagttttgaatgctcaacCTTAcataggctcatttctggctagctcttttaacttaacctgtttctttttatttaccttttgccttagagctttttacttttctttccttctgcataTCTTTCACTGTTTTCATGTCTGCTGTCTGGTGGTTGTcatggtaatttttcttttactgtgagGAGTcactatgaccaagacaacttataaaaaaaaaaccatttaatgtggggctcacagttccagaagaGTTAGAGTCTATGACAGTCATGAATTTACATTCTGGTCCAAAGGTATGAGGCAGAGAGAGCGCTAACTAGGAATGACTTTTAGGACCTTAGCGTcaacctccagtgacacacctcccacAAGGCAACatcccctaatccttcccaagcagttctgCCAACTGCTGACCAGGACTCAGATGTAGGAGCCcatggggccattcctattcaaattgccctctttttctccctgagACTGGGTCTCTTACTGACTCAAACACATGGGTTggctagactgcctggcccatgagcTATGGGAATCTGCCTGTGTTCATTCCTCCATTTCCACACACACCACTTGTAGATGTGTGTGCAGCAACAACTGGTTccttacatgggtactggggatgtAAGCTGAGGACTTcttgcttgtgtggcaggcattTCCCCCCACTGAGCCATGAAGATGCATCCTTCTTACACTAAAGATCTCACGGGTATGAGGAGGTAGCAGCTATTCATAGTTTGCTTCTTTAGTGACAAGACTTTCTTAAGGTCAAAATGTTCACATGCATTCTTGTTCCCGGATGTCTGTATTCAGTTTGAGGAGATGAAAGACAGAGGGAGCCGTGATCACACAAAGCAGTAATGGGCTGAATACTCAACCTTGCTcatctaacttaaattaacccatttcagaCTTTGGGTAGCGACTACAGGAGCTTAAAAGAGGACAAATTCCAGTCCAATTTGTTCAGTTTTGGTTCTCTGAGACTGGATCTCAtggagcccagactgacctcaaacttgctatgtagtgaaggattgccttgaactcctgttcctcctgcccctgtcccaagtgctaggtttgaaggcaggcaccaccatgcctggctacacgTTTTTATGTCAAGAAATGATGTAAAAACTACGTTTCCCAGGAAGGAGGGAGCTCTGGCACTATGTATAGTTGACGGTGCTCAGGAGCTGCCTTGCTGAGCCTGAGGTTCCTTTGAGCTTCTGGGAACCTTGATGAGGAGCTAACGGGGTGAAGCAGTGCGGCCTTTTTATTTACACATGAAACATCAGAACGGGACTTTGCTAAGAGGACCTACGAACTTTCAACTTTGTACTTTTATGTAGGAAACAAAGGTCACAGAGAAGCCAAGTGACAAACTCATTCTTCCATATAAAGCCTCTTAATAACTAAATCCAAGATAAAGTAATATAATTATCCTCCTATAAAGTTAATACATAGCAGGTTAAAAACTCTCATCATTATTAAGTAAATGCTAACTAAAAGACTCCAGTCTCTATCTTGTTCACTGCAACCCCACCCATACACACCAAAATGCTTTTTTGCTTCTGAAAATAGGCAACTATTTTTGTTATTAcaattttggggtgtgtgtatcacatgtagcctgggctggcctagTACTTGCAATCTTACTGGCCCAGACTTCCAAATGATGGAAtcatgtgtgtaccaccatgcccagctgtagaGACTCCATACAGATAAGTCCAAACAGGGCTAGAAATGACTGAGGATCATTGTGCgatatttgtacactatgtgaagatgtattgctgttattggtataataaaaggctgaacattcaaaagctaggcaggaagtacaggcaggattTTCAGtgtgagaaaagaagagaaagaatatagaCACTCGGGGATGCCAGGAGACATGAAGAGGAAACAGGATGTGCAAGATGGAAAAGAGATAACACCatgtgatagaacatagattaacagaaacaggttaatataagttataagagctagttagaaataagcctaagctataagccaagctttcataattaatactaagtttccatgtcattattggAGAGCTGACTGGTAGAACAGAAAAAGACTCGTTACAAAAGATTCCATATCCTCCCAGGAGACAACATAGCTTTGAACACCGTAGGCATCTAATAACCTGTTAGGCTAAGGAAGAGCGGAGGCACTAAAACCTATATCTAATCTCTTGGCAGTTGTTAAGAGCCCTGTGTCGATACAAGGAGTGTTTAGTAGTCATTTCATACCAGCCTTAACTCCAAAAGTCCTAATCCAAGGACAACAACCTTTGATCATTGGTCCTAAAGAAAAACTCTTGCAACTTATCTCTTTCTGGGATAACGTAGTGTGATGGAAGCTGAGTATGAAATACAGGACAAggactaaggagatggctcaattggtaaggtgcttgctgcgCATATGGGAATCTGAGTTCTGCTACCTATTCCATGAAAGAGGGCAGGAGCTGGTCTAACAGATGGCAGAGACTCATAGTTTGGATTGCTCACAGCTGAGTAGCCACtcaccttcttctccttcttgccAAAGCTAAGTCCAGGGGTTCCCTTCTCAACGACTATGCAGGAGATGCCTTTGGGGCCTGATCCTCCAGTCCGGCACATGACCACATAGATGTCTGACTCACCACCGCCACTGATAAAGGCCTGTGGGTGGAGAGGGGGTGTATGAGTTCTGAG
This genomic interval carries:
- the Acad8 gene encoding isobutyryl-CoA dehydrogenase, mitochondrial, coding for MLRRGSRRLCCLRAAFRSLAQTNHRSVTLCIDPSVGLNEEQKGFQKVAFDFAAREMAPNMAEWDQKELFPVDMMRKGAQLGFGGVYVQTDVGGSGLSRLDASVIFEALATGCTSTTAYISIHNMCAWMIDSFGNEEQRHKFCPPLCTMEKFASYCLTEPGSGSDAASILTSAKRQGDHYVLNGSKAFISGGGESDIYVVMCRTGGSGPKGISCIVVEKGTPGLSFGKKEKKVGWNSQPTRAVIFEDCAVPVANRIGSEGQGFLIAMKGLNGGRINVASCSLGAAHASVILTQEYLKVRKQFGAPLARNQYLQFQLADMATKLVASRVMIRMAAVALQEEREDAVVLCSMAKLFATEECFTICNQAVQMHGGYGYLKDYAVQQYMRDSRVHQILEGSNEVMRILISRSLLQD